One Pantoea eucalypti genomic region harbors:
- a CDS encoding GNAT family N-acetyltransferase — translation MLIRSEIGVDAAGIDALLKRCFSTPAEAELTQALREDGLLTLGVVATDEEGQVLGYAAFSPVSVQGEDRGWVALAPLAVDETLRGQGLASKLIYEGLDTLNEFGYSAVVVLGDPALFNRFGFEPAARYGLRSRWPGTEAAFQVYRLAENAYDGAEGQIDYAEPFNRQP, via the coding sequence ATGTTGATCCGTAGCGAAATTGGTGTTGATGCCGCGGGCATCGACGCATTGCTCAAACGCTGCTTCAGCACCCCGGCAGAAGCGGAACTGACTCAGGCGCTGCGTGAAGATGGTCTGCTGACGCTCGGCGTGGTCGCCACTGATGAGGAAGGACAGGTGCTGGGTTATGCCGCATTCAGTCCGGTCAGCGTTCAGGGTGAAGATCGCGGCTGGGTGGCTCTGGCACCGCTGGCCGTCGATGAGACGCTACGCGGCCAGGGTCTGGCCAGCAAGCTGATTTATGAGGGGCTGGATACGCTCAATGAATTTGGCTACAGCGCGGTCGTCGTGCTGGGCGATCCGGCGCTGTTCAACCGTTTTGGTTTTGAACCGGCGGCACGTTACGGTCTGCGCAGTCGCTGGCCGGGAACAGAGGCCGCATTCCAGGTCTACCGTCTGGCGGAGAATGCTTATGACGGCGCGGAAGGGCAGATCGACTACGCCGAACCCTTTAATCGCCAGCCGTAA
- the ubiU gene encoding ubiquinone anaerobic biosynthesis protein UbiU: MELLCPAGNLPAVRTATENGADAVYVGLKDDTNARHFAGLNFTDKKLAEAARYLHQHRRKLHVAINTFAHPDGMGRWQRAIDVAAQNGADALILADIATLEYAAKHYPQVERHLSVQASATNLEAIRFYHRHFNLQRVVLPRVLSIHQVKQLARSTPVPLEVFAFGSLCIMAEGRCYLSSWLTGESPNSAGACSPAKFVRWQQTPKGMESRLNEVLIDRYAPDESAGYPTLCKGRYEVNNQRYHVLEEPTSLNTLELLPELLRAGIASVKIEGRQRSPAYVADVARVWRQAIDRCKAQPEQFDVAPQWMQTLGDLSEGTQTTLGAYHREWQ, translated from the coding sequence ATGGAACTGCTCTGTCCGGCAGGAAATTTACCCGCCGTCCGCACCGCCACAGAGAATGGGGCTGATGCAGTCTATGTGGGACTGAAAGATGACACCAATGCCCGTCACTTTGCGGGCCTGAATTTCACCGATAAAAAGCTGGCTGAAGCGGCGCGCTATCTGCATCAGCATCGGCGCAAACTGCATGTGGCAATTAACACGTTTGCCCATCCGGATGGTATGGGGCGCTGGCAGCGGGCAATCGATGTAGCGGCGCAAAACGGCGCCGATGCGCTGATCCTGGCCGATATCGCCACGCTGGAATATGCCGCGAAGCACTATCCGCAGGTTGAACGTCATCTCTCTGTCCAGGCTTCCGCGACCAATCTGGAAGCGATTCGCTTTTACCATCGCCACTTCAATCTGCAACGTGTCGTGCTGCCGCGCGTGCTGTCGATTCATCAGGTTAAACAGCTGGCGCGTAGCACGCCGGTGCCGCTGGAAGTGTTCGCCTTTGGCAGCCTGTGCATTATGGCCGAAGGCCGCTGCTATCTCTCTTCCTGGCTGACTGGCGAATCACCTAACAGCGCGGGCGCCTGCTCCCCGGCGAAATTTGTGCGCTGGCAGCAGACGCCAAAGGGCATGGAGTCACGTCTCAATGAAGTGCTGATTGATCGCTACGCGCCGGACGAAAGTGCAGGTTACCCGACGCTATGTAAAGGGCGTTATGAGGTTAACAATCAGCGTTATCACGTGCTGGAAGAACCCACCAGCCTCAACACCCTGGAACTGCTGCCGGAACTGCTGCGGGCAGGCATCGCCTCAGTGAAAATCGAAGGCCGTCAGCGCAGTCCCGCCTATGTTGCTGACGTGGCGCGCGTCTGGCGTCAGGCCATCGATCGCTGCAAAGCGCAGCCGGAACAGTTTGACGTCGCGCCGCAGTGGATGCAGACGCTGGGCGATCTCTCCGAAGGCACGCAAACCACGCTGGGTGCTTATCACCGTGAATGGCAATAA
- a CDS encoding U32 family peptidase, whose product MQYALGPVLWYWPTDTLEDFYQQAVRSRADIIYLGEAVCSKRRATPYARWMDLAREVAASGKQVVLSTLALLQSPSELKELQRYVENGEFLIEANDIGAVNMAAERHLPFVAGPTLNVYNADTLQLLVKEGMTRWCMPVEMSRDWLLQLLEQCERRGIRQQFEVEVLGYGHLPLALSARCFTARSENRAKDDCETCCINYPAGRRVNSQEGQQVFVLNGIQTMSGYCYNLGNDLAGMRDRVDCVRLSPQGVTTLAEIDRFRANENGQAPLMVAKGSDCNGYWRKLAGMTLVS is encoded by the coding sequence ATGCAATATGCCCTTGGGCCGGTGCTCTGGTACTGGCCAACCGATACGCTGGAAGATTTCTATCAACAGGCTGTCCGCAGTCGCGCAGATATTATCTATCTCGGCGAAGCGGTGTGCAGTAAACGCCGCGCCACGCCCTATGCGCGCTGGATGGATCTGGCCCGCGAAGTCGCGGCCAGCGGCAAACAGGTGGTACTGAGCACGCTGGCATTGCTGCAGTCACCCTCTGAGCTGAAAGAGCTGCAGCGTTACGTTGAGAACGGCGAGTTTCTGATTGAAGCCAATGATATCGGCGCGGTCAATATGGCCGCTGAACGTCACCTGCCTTTTGTCGCGGGCCCGACGCTGAATGTCTATAACGCTGACACGCTACAACTGCTGGTCAAAGAGGGCATGACGCGCTGGTGTATGCCGGTGGAGATGTCCCGTGACTGGCTGCTACAACTGCTGGAGCAGTGCGAGAGACGAGGTATCCGGCAGCAATTTGAGGTGGAGGTGCTGGGCTACGGTCATCTGCCGCTTGCGCTCTCGGCGCGCTGCTTCACCGCCCGCTCGGAAAACCGCGCGAAAGATGACTGCGAAACCTGCTGCATCAACTATCCAGCAGGCCGTCGCGTTAACTCTCAGGAGGGACAGCAGGTGTTCGTCCTCAATGGCATTCAGACCATGAGCGGCTACTGCTATAACCTGGGTAACGATCTGGCCGGTATGCGCGATCGGGTTGATTGTGTCCGGCTCTCGCCGCAGGGTGTCACGACGCTGGCGGAGATCGACCGTTTCCGCGCCAATGAAAACGGCCAGGCACCGTTAATGGTCGCGAAAGGCAGCGATTGTAACGGTTACTGGCGCAAACTGGCGGGTATGACGCTGGTCTCCTGA
- the ubiT gene encoding ubiquinone anaerobic biosynthesis accessory factor UbiT has product MLERIHAHFVKNGPKILGLPAALTPFPVKQLILQQLLNWQFRHALAEGELDFLNGRLLGIEIADLNLHWITTLQDGRLAVLQQSEADVWFRGNANDLLLVAARKADPDMLFFQRRLVIEGDTELGLEVKNVMDAIEPEAMPTALRTAIEQMAKFIDAGMKQDAKAARARAGAAC; this is encoded by the coding sequence GTGTTAGAGCGGATACATGCCCATTTTGTAAAAAACGGCCCTAAAATCTTAGGGTTACCCGCAGCACTCACCCCATTTCCGGTCAAACAGTTGATTCTGCAACAACTCTTAAACTGGCAATTTCGCCATGCTTTGGCTGAAGGTGAGTTAGACTTTCTGAACGGTCGCCTGCTGGGTATCGAGATTGCCGATCTCAATCTGCACTGGATCACCACGCTGCAGGACGGCCGACTGGCGGTATTGCAACAGTCCGAAGCGGATGTCTGGTTTCGGGGCAATGCCAATGATCTGTTGCTGGTGGCAGCACGTAAAGCAGATCCCGATATGCTGTTCTTTCAACGCCGGCTGGTGATTGAAGGTGACACTGAACTGGGACTTGAGGTGAAGAACGTAATGGATGCTATTGAACCTGAGGCTATGCCCACCGCGTTACGCACGGCAATTGAACAGATGGCGAAATTTATCGATGCCGGTATGAAACAGGACGCGAAGGCCGCACGGGCGCGCGCGGGTGCCGCATGTTGA
- the nrdD gene encoding anaerobic ribonucleoside-triphosphate reductase — protein sequence MATVVIKRDGCRTGFDAQRIEQAVAAAAQAAEVDDLAWCTQVAEQVALRLADRPEVDIREIQCAVEETLMAGPYPQLARAYIEYRHDRDVARDRQSQLHHAIRGLVDQTNAALLNENANKDSKVIPTQRDLLAGIVAKHYAQQQILPRDVVLAHERGEIHYHDLDYSPFFPMFNCMLIDLKGMLTNGFKMGNAEIEPPKSIATATAVTAQIIAQVASHIYGGTTINRIDEVLAPFVEQSYTRHLAIAEQWQIPQAEEYARQRTEKECYDAFQSLEYEVNTLHTANGQTPFVTFGFGLGTDWAARLIQQSILRNRLAGLGKNRKTAVFPKLVFSIREGVNRRAGDVNYDIKQLALECASKRMYPDILNYDQVVKVTGSFKTPMGCRSFLGVYEENGEQIHEGRNNIGVISLNLPRIALEAGGDEARFWTLLDARLLLAKRALMTRVARLEKTKARVAPILYMEGACGVRLNADDEVGPIFRNGRASLSLGYIGLHETLNALSGGHKHPYDDAALRAKGVEIIACMRDATERWKEETSYGFSLYSTPSENLCDRFCRLDAAQFGLVPGVTDKGYYTNSFHLDVEKKVNPYDKIDFEAPYPPLSNGGFICYGEYPNVQHNLKALEDVWDYSYDRVPYYGTNTPIDECYECGFNGEFTCTSRGFTCPNCGNHDPARVSVTRRVCGYLGSPDARPFNAGKQQEVQRRVKHLEEGPLG from the coding sequence ATGGCGACGGTGGTCATCAAGCGTGATGGATGTCGGACGGGTTTTGATGCGCAGCGTATTGAGCAGGCCGTCGCGGCGGCGGCACAGGCAGCAGAGGTCGATGACCTGGCCTGGTGCACGCAGGTCGCTGAGCAGGTTGCACTGCGGCTGGCCGATCGTCCGGAAGTGGATATCCGGGAGATTCAGTGTGCAGTGGAAGAGACGCTGATGGCGGGCCCATACCCGCAGCTGGCACGCGCTTACATTGAATACCGCCACGATCGCGATGTCGCTCGCGATCGCCAGAGCCAGTTACATCACGCCATTCGCGGCCTGGTCGATCAGACCAACGCGGCGCTGCTGAACGAAAATGCCAATAAAGACAGCAAAGTGATCCCGACGCAGCGCGATCTGCTGGCCGGGATCGTGGCAAAACACTACGCGCAGCAGCAGATCCTGCCGCGCGATGTGGTGCTGGCGCACGAGCGCGGCGAGATCCACTATCACGATCTCGACTACTCGCCCTTCTTCCCGATGTTCAACTGCATGCTGATCGATCTGAAAGGTATGCTGACCAACGGCTTCAAAATGGGCAATGCTGAGATCGAGCCGCCTAAATCGATCGCCACCGCCACCGCCGTCACGGCGCAGATCATCGCCCAGGTCGCCAGCCACATTTACGGTGGCACCACCATAAACCGCATTGATGAAGTGCTCGCTCCGTTTGTTGAGCAGAGCTATACCCGGCATCTGGCGATTGCTGAGCAGTGGCAGATTCCACAGGCAGAAGAGTATGCACGCCAGCGTACGGAGAAAGAGTGCTACGACGCTTTTCAGTCGCTGGAGTATGAGGTGAATACCCTGCACACCGCCAATGGCCAGACGCCGTTTGTCACCTTTGGTTTTGGTCTGGGGACTGACTGGGCAGCGCGGCTGATTCAGCAGTCAATTCTGCGCAACCGACTAGCGGGGCTGGGTAAAAATCGCAAAACAGCGGTGTTTCCAAAACTGGTGTTCAGCATTCGCGAGGGCGTTAACCGCCGGGCGGGCGACGTTAACTACGACATCAAGCAACTGGCGCTGGAGTGTGCCAGCAAGCGGATGTATCCCGACATCCTCAATTACGATCAGGTCGTGAAAGTGACCGGCTCATTTAAAACCCCAATGGGCTGCCGCAGCTTCCTGGGCGTTTATGAAGAGAATGGCGAGCAGATTCATGAAGGGCGCAATAATATCGGCGTGATCAGCCTGAATCTGCCGCGCATTGCGCTGGAAGCAGGCGGCGATGAGGCGCGTTTCTGGACGCTGCTCGATGCGCGCCTGCTGCTGGCTAAGCGGGCGCTCATGACGCGGGTGGCGCGGCTGGAGAAAACCAAAGCACGCGTCGCGCCCATCCTCTACATGGAAGGTGCCTGTGGCGTCCGGCTGAATGCGGATGATGAAGTCGGTCCTATTTTCCGAAACGGCCGTGCATCGCTGTCGCTGGGCTATATCGGCCTGCACGAAACGCTGAACGCACTCAGCGGAGGCCATAAACACCCTTACGATGACGCGGCGCTGCGTGCTAAAGGTGTGGAGATTATCGCCTGTATGCGTGATGCCACCGAGCGCTGGAAAGAGGAAACCAGCTACGGTTTCAGCCTTTACAGCACGCCGAGCGAGAATCTGTGCGACCGCTTTTGCCGTCTTGATGCCGCGCAGTTTGGCCTGGTGCCGGGCGTCACCGACAAGGGCTACTACACCAACAGCTTCCATCTCGACGTTGAGAAGAAAGTGAATCCTTACGACAAAATCGACTTTGAAGCACCCTATCCGCCGCTGTCGAATGGCGGATTCATCTGTTACGGCGAATACCCGAATGTGCAGCACAATCTCAAAGCGCTGGAGGATGTCTGGGATTACAGCTATGACCGCGTGCCCTATTACGGCACTAACACACCGATTGATGAATGCTACGAGTGCGGCTTCAACGGCGAGTTCACCTGTACCAGCCGCGGCTTTACCTGCCCGAACTGCGGCAACCACGATCCGGCGCGCGTCTCTGTCACCCGGCGGGTCTGTGGCTATCTGGGCAGTCCGGATGCACGGCCGTTTAACGCCGGTAAGCAGCAGGAAGTGCAGCGTCGGGTAAAACATCTTGAAGAGGGACCGCTGGGATGA
- a CDS encoding GIY-YIG nuclease family protein: MSQQWQLYIVRTAKGILYTGITTDVVRRVAQHQSGRGARALRGKGPLDLVFHCAAGDRASASRLEYQVKQLPRQQKLLLVAAQPINLESWLSITAGD; encoded by the coding sequence ATGAGTCAGCAGTGGCAACTCTACATCGTCCGCACGGCGAAAGGGATTCTGTACACCGGCATCACCACGGATGTGGTGCGCCGGGTCGCTCAGCACCAGAGCGGGCGTGGCGCACGTGCGCTACGCGGCAAAGGTCCGCTGGACCTGGTGTTTCACTGTGCAGCGGGCGATCGTGCCAGCGCCTCCAGACTGGAGTATCAGGTTAAGCAACTGCCCCGCCAACAGAAATTACTGCTGGTGGCGGCTCAGCCGATCAATCTGGAGAGCTGGCTGAGTATTACGGCTGGCGATTAA
- the nrdG gene encoding anaerobic ribonucleoside-triphosphate reductase-activating protein yields the protein MHIHRYYDVDIINGPGTRCTLFVAGCEHQCRGCYNQSTWRLDSGVPFTLEMEEQLLADLQDTRIPRQGLSLSGGDPLHPQNVPHIRRLVKRVRQTCPDKDIWLWTGYRMQELNSAQRAVLDYLDVLIDGRFVEEEKDATLQWRGSRNQIIWPLR from the coding sequence ATGCATATCCATCGCTACTATGATGTCGATATTATTAATGGTCCCGGCACCCGCTGCACACTGTTTGTCGCCGGTTGCGAACATCAGTGTCGCGGCTGCTACAACCAGAGCACCTGGCGGCTCGACTCCGGCGTGCCCTTTACACTTGAGATGGAGGAGCAACTGCTGGCGGATTTGCAGGATACGCGCATTCCGCGCCAGGGATTGTCGCTGAGCGGCGGCGATCCGCTGCATCCGCAAAACGTGCCGCACATCCGCCGTCTGGTAAAACGGGTCCGGCAGACATGTCCCGATAAAGATATCTGGCTCTGGACCGGTTACCGGATGCAGGAGCTGAACAGCGCGCAGCGCGCTGTGCTGGACTATCTCGACGTGCTGATCGATGGTCGCTTTGTCGAAGAAGAGAAAGATGCCACGCTGCAATGGCGCGGCAGTCGTAATCAGATTATCTGGCCGTTACGCTGA
- a CDS encoding beta-N-acetylhexosaminidase — protein sequence MWLPRSLLLLSAFCPLVLASPLPLMPWPQQVEQPASGGALTLTPQLTLQISGDHLAGAEARWLARISNQTGWPLLPASQPVAAPTIRIVIAKAVDPLPLPDSDESYQLQVDGDGVLLTSPSRFGAMRGMETLLQLIQNGAQGTTIPYVTIHDHPRFPWRGVLIDTARHFMPVETLKRQIDGLAAARMNVFHWHLTDDQGWRFASSHYPQLQQKASDGNYYSQQQMREIVKYATERGVRVVPELDMPGHASALAVAMPELISRPGNYQMERGWGVFKPLLDPSNEQVYEVIDTLVGEMAAIFPDPWLHIGGDEVDPTQWNDSPAIQQFMRDHNLKDAHALQAYFNQRVEKILEAHHRQMVGWDEIAHPDLPRSILIQSWQGQDTLSALAKENTRGILSTGFYLDQPQPASYHYRNEVTPRGLNGLDRLRPGDQAQSWSFTMPRLKGSPVKGSFTLIQGESGWRGFIDFDGKSRRMVREINWLSTQQVQFSVDSWMGPFQPVFTLQQPSLKGYVLVGNVRYPTSGQRLMQPPAGIAPVLPTPEQVQHNLLGGEAALWAENINSQIIDTKLWPRAFVVAERLWSAEDVTNMDSMYSRLSAMDRWSTVSVGTLQQAQTEQQMMRLANGHDIAPLQILAEVLEPAQYYTRQHLKFQAGHYDYHEPLNRLADVLPAESEAVRQLAQHVAVLIANRNNPAAASAVRAPLQRWQANTTAVMPIINGSATLKPLAHSVQQIEVLSTMGLALVNAYVRNQAFGASEVAEMHATLDAAAQVQDETVIALVRPLETLLRAFQ from the coding sequence ATGTGGTTACCCCGTTCTCTGCTCCTGCTTTCAGCCTTTTGTCCACTCGTCCTGGCCAGTCCGCTGCCACTGATGCCCTGGCCGCAGCAGGTGGAGCAGCCCGCCAGTGGCGGTGCACTTACCCTGACGCCGCAACTGACGCTGCAAATCTCAGGTGATCATCTGGCAGGTGCTGAAGCACGCTGGCTGGCGCGAATCAGTAACCAGACGGGCTGGCCGCTGTTGCCTGCATCCCAGCCGGTGGCCGCGCCGACTATACGTATCGTCATTGCAAAGGCGGTGGACCCGCTGCCACTGCCCGACAGCGATGAGAGCTATCAGTTGCAGGTCGATGGCGACGGTGTCCTGTTAACTTCACCCAGCCGTTTTGGCGCGATGCGCGGTATGGAAACCCTGCTGCAACTTATCCAGAACGGTGCACAGGGCACGACGATTCCTTACGTGACCATCCACGATCATCCCCGCTTTCCGTGGCGTGGTGTGCTGATCGACACAGCGCGCCACTTTATGCCGGTAGAGACACTTAAACGTCAGATCGACGGCCTGGCCGCCGCGCGAATGAACGTCTTTCACTGGCATCTCACTGACGATCAGGGCTGGCGCTTTGCCTCCAGCCACTATCCCCAGCTGCAGCAGAAAGCCAGCGATGGCAACTACTACAGTCAGCAGCAGATGCGGGAGATTGTGAAATATGCCACCGAGCGTGGGGTGCGTGTGGTGCCTGAGCTGGATATGCCGGGACACGCCTCTGCGCTGGCGGTGGCGATGCCGGAGCTGATAAGCAGACCGGGAAATTATCAGATGGAGCGCGGCTGGGGCGTCTTTAAACCGCTGCTCGATCCCAGTAACGAACAGGTTTATGAGGTGATCGACACGCTGGTGGGTGAGATGGCGGCGATCTTCCCCGATCCCTGGCTGCACATCGGCGGCGATGAAGTCGATCCCACCCAGTGGAACGACTCACCCGCGATTCAGCAGTTCATGCGCGATCACAATCTGAAAGATGCGCATGCGCTTCAGGCGTACTTCAATCAGCGGGTGGAAAAGATCCTGGAAGCCCATCACCGTCAGATGGTGGGCTGGGATGAGATCGCCCATCCCGATCTGCCGCGCAGCATTCTGATCCAGTCGTGGCAGGGCCAGGATACGCTGAGTGCGCTGGCAAAAGAGAACACGCGCGGCATTCTCTCCACCGGGTTCTACCTCGATCAGCCCCAGCCTGCCAGCTACCACTACCGCAATGAGGTCACGCCGCGCGGGCTCAACGGCCTGGATCGTCTGCGGCCCGGCGATCAGGCGCAGAGCTGGTCATTCACGATGCCGCGCCTCAAAGGCAGCCCGGTGAAGGGCAGCTTTACGCTCATTCAGGGCGAGTCGGGCTGGCGCGGTTTTATCGACTTCGACGGCAAGTCCCGGCGGATGGTTCGTGAGATCAACTGGCTCTCGACGCAGCAGGTGCAGTTCAGCGTGGATAGCTGGATGGGACCGTTCCAGCCGGTGTTCACGCTGCAGCAGCCGTCCCTCAAAGGCTATGTGCTGGTAGGCAACGTCCGTTATCCCACCAGCGGTCAGCGCCTGATGCAGCCGCCGGCGGGCATCGCGCCCGTGCTGCCCACGCCAGAACAGGTGCAGCACAATCTGCTGGGTGGTGAGGCAGCGCTGTGGGCGGAAAACATCAACAGCCAGATTATTGATACCAAATTGTGGCCGCGCGCCTTTGTGGTGGCTGAGCGGTTATGGTCGGCAGAGGATGTCACGAACATGGATTCAATGTATTCGCGGCTGTCAGCGATGGATCGCTGGAGCACTGTATCGGTGGGAACGCTGCAGCAAGCCCAGACGGAGCAGCAAATGATGCGGCTGGCCAACGGGCACGATATTGCCCCACTGCAAATACTGGCTGAGGTGCTGGAACCGGCGCAGTACTACACCCGCCAGCATCTGAAGTTTCAGGCGGGCCATTACGACTATCACGAGCCGTTAAACCGGCTGGCGGATGTGCTGCCTGCCGAGAGTGAGGCGGTGCGCCAGCTGGCGCAGCATGTCGCCGTGTTAATCGCCAACCGTAATAACCCGGCCGCTGCCTCCGCAGTTCGTGCGCCGCTGCAGCGCTGGCAGGCCAACACGACTGCGGTAATGCCGATCATCAACGGTAGCGCGACGCTGAAGCCGCTGGCACACAGCGTGCAGCAGATTGAGGTGCTGAGCACCATGGGCCTCGCGCTGGTGAATGCTTACGTCCGCAATCAGGCGTTTGGTGCCAGCGAAGTGGCGGAGATGCATGCGACACTCGATGCCGCTGCGCAGGTGCAGGATGAAACGGTGATTGCGCTGGTCAGGCCGCTGGAGACGCTGTTGCGCGCCTTTCAGTAA
- a CDS encoding type 1 glutamine amidotransferase domain-containing protein has protein sequence MSKKVAVLITDEFEDSEFTSPAEVYKRAGFEVVTIEKQAGNVVKGKQGEAEVTIDRSIDDVSPAEFDALLLPGGHSPDALRGDDRFVAFTKEFVASGKPIFAICHGPQLLISANGVRGRKMTTVKAVAIDLINAGADFHDKEVVVDGDKLVTSRTPHDLPAFNRESLRILEAL, from the coding sequence ATGAGCAAGAAAGTTGCGGTTTTAATTACCGATGAATTTGAAGACTCAGAATTTACTTCACCTGCGGAAGTGTATAAACGCGCTGGTTTTGAGGTGGTTACCATTGAGAAACAAGCCGGTAATGTTGTTAAAGGCAAGCAAGGCGAAGCGGAAGTGACCATCGATCGCAGCATCGATGACGTCAGCCCGGCTGAATTTGACGCCCTGCTTCTGCCAGGCGGTCACTCGCCTGACGCCCTGCGCGGCGACGATCGTTTCGTGGCCTTTACCAAAGAGTTTGTTGCCAGCGGCAAGCCCATTTTTGCCATTTGCCACGGGCCACAGTTGCTGATCAGCGCGAATGGCGTTCGCGGTCGCAAGATGACCACGGTTAAAGCCGTTGCCATTGACCTGATCAATGCCGGTGCTGACTTCCATGATAAAGAAGTGGTGGTAGACGGCGATAAGCTGGTCACCAGCCGCACGCCGCACGATTTACCGGCCTTTAATCGTGAATCCCTGCGGATCCTCGAAGCGCTGTAA
- a CDS encoding YhbP family protein has product MSDHAHLVRYLRKQHVLSLCCTADDQLWCANCYYVFDETRMVFWIMTEPDTRHGELMVQNPQVAGTVNGQPRSVLLIKGVQYRGRIKRLEEATEQIARAAYQKRFPVSRKVSAPLWEIELDEVKMTDNALGFGKKIAWVREK; this is encoded by the coding sequence TTGTCCGATCACGCCCATCTGGTTCGCTACCTCAGAAAGCAGCATGTGCTTTCACTCTGCTGTACCGCCGACGATCAGCTGTGGTGCGCTAACTGCTATTACGTCTTTGATGAGACGCGCATGGTCTTCTGGATCATGACCGAACCCGATACCCGCCATGGCGAGTTGATGGTGCAGAATCCGCAGGTGGCGGGCACCGTTAATGGTCAGCCCAGAAGTGTGTTGCTGATAAAAGGGGTGCAGTATCGTGGCCGGATTAAAAGGCTGGAGGAGGCCACAGAGCAGATTGCCAGAGCCGCTTACCAGAAACGTTTTCCGGTCTCACGCAAAGTGTCGGCACCGCTGTGGGAGATTGAGCTGGATGAGGTGAAAATGACGGATAATGCGCTGGGATTCGGCAAGAAAATTGCCTGGGTGCGGGAAAAATAG
- a CDS encoding NAD-dependent epimerase/dehydratase family protein, which translates to MNRVLLTGATGLVGSHLLRLLIQDPRVDEIIAPTRRPLPVMQKVVNPVEADLTDVLGPLDCSLDTVFCCLGTTRKQAGSKQAFIHVDYTLVVDSALCGLRLGAKQMLVVSAHGASRHSPFLYNRVKGEMENALRHQGWPRLTLVRPSLLLGERKQKRGGESLAGPLFALLPGNWRAVHARDVARCLHQQAFTQGGESVTVIESGDIPRHSA; encoded by the coding sequence ATGAATCGCGTATTACTGACCGGTGCAACCGGCTTAGTCGGGTCGCATCTGCTACGCTTACTGATTCAGGATCCGCGCGTCGATGAAATCATCGCGCCAACCCGACGGCCACTGCCTGTGATGCAGAAAGTCGTGAACCCGGTTGAAGCCGATCTCACCGATGTGCTGGGGCCGCTGGACTGTTCACTGGATACGGTGTTCTGCTGTCTTGGCACCACGCGTAAGCAGGCGGGCAGCAAACAGGCATTCATCCACGTCGATTACACTCTGGTCGTGGACAGTGCATTGTGCGGATTACGCTTAGGGGCGAAGCAGATGCTGGTGGTCAGCGCGCACGGCGCCAGTCGTCACTCACCGTTTTTATATAATCGTGTTAAAGGTGAAATGGAGAATGCGCTGCGTCATCAGGGCTGGCCGCGCCTGACGCTGGTGCGGCCTTCACTGCTGCTGGGAGAGCGCAAGCAGAAGCGCGGCGGTGAAAGCCTGGCGGGGCCGCTTTTCGCGCTGCTGCCGGGTAACTGGCGCGCCGTGCATGCGCGCGACGTCGCGCGCTGTCTGCACCAGCAGGCTTTCACCCAGGGAGGTGAGAGTGTCACTGTCATTGAGTCAGGCGATATCCCGCGTCACTCAGCGTAA